In one window of Enterobacteriaceae endosymbiont of Plateumaris pusilla DNA:
- a CDS encoding 2-oxoglutarate dehydrogenase E1 component: MNNYNRNSTKNFLDINISYIEKLYQKFLIDPYFVDESWRIFFQIFINNINNNIPNCFNKKNINNNYKNNLYFIEKINQLINNFRMLGHYYANINPLQLHKNKLNDVLNIEYYGFNNKNLDKKFKINNFLKKMSIIDIYYFFKNIYCSSIGIEYMHIHYNEKIWIQNKIELIKKNFYDNEKKIFLEELIASTTFEKFISKKFPGAKRFSLEGCDVLIPMLKEIIRYSSNNQNNITEIILGMAHRGRLNVLINIMGKKIKDILNEFSNIITDKNYIDDVKYHIGYNCNIKVKNKTIKLQLAFNPSHLEVINSIVMGITRAKNDFLKENNKNDKILPINIHGDSSIVGQGVVQEILNMSNTRGYSVNGTIHIIINNQIGFTTSNIKDTRSSYYCSDIAKMIQSPIFHVNADNIEDVMFISRIAIDFRNIFKRDVFIDLVSYRRYGHHESDDPYITQPIMYYKIKNHLIAQELYSSKLILDKIIDKKNYLNLITKYYNLFNKGNYIIKTNLIKNNQYKLIKQKIINETYLKNLLIKISTIPKNFNAHPRIIKIFSERRNIVNTQIDWGTAENLAYANIINHGISCRLTGQDVKRGTFSHRHAVIYDQLNGNSYYPLKNIGIFYIYNSILSEEAILGFEYGYSITNLNTLTIWESQFGDFSNGAQIIIDQFISSGEKKWNYKSGLILMLPHGYDGQGPEHSSARIERYLQLSAENNIKICIPSNSSQIYHLLCKQAFNIDKKPLIIFSPKSLLRYNLAKSTLEDLINKKFFSVIDDNKIIVNIKRIIFCSGKIYYDLLNYRNNIKECNILIIRIEQLYPFPLKNLNKIFKKYKIINNIFWCQEEPMNQGAWNYIQYNFQKNFSCKINYIGRTESASSATGHLSIHKQEQQKILYSAFNINKIL; encoded by the coding sequence ATGAATAATTATAATAGGAATTCTACAAAAAATTTTTTAGATATAAATATTTCTTATATAGAAAAATTATATCAAAAATTTTTAATAGATCCTTATTTTGTAGATGAATCTTGGAGAATTTTTTTTCAAATATTTATAAATAATATAAATAATAATATACCAAATTGTTTTAATAAAAAAAATATTAATAATAACTATAAAAATAATTTATATTTTATAGAAAAAATAAACCAATTAATTAATAATTTTAGAATGTTAGGTCATTATTATGCTAATATAAATCCTTTACAACTTCATAAAAATAAATTAAATGATGTTTTAAATATCGAATATTATGGATTTAATAATAAAAATTTAGATAAAAAATTTAAAATAAATAATTTTTTGAAAAAAATGTCAATAATAGATATTTATTATTTTTTTAAAAATATATATTGTAGTTCTATTGGCATAGAATATATGCATATACATTATAATGAAAAAATTTGGATTCAAAATAAAATAGAATTAATAAAAAAAAATTTTTATGATAATGAAAAAAAAATTTTTTTAGAAGAATTGATAGCATCAACAACTTTTGAAAAATTTATAAGTAAAAAATTTCCAGGAGCAAAAAGATTTTCTCTAGAAGGATGTGATGTTTTAATTCCAATGTTAAAAGAAATAATACGTTATTCAAGTAATAATCAAAATAACATAACAGAAATAATATTAGGTATGGCTCATAGAGGAAGATTAAATGTTTTAATTAATATTATGGGTAAAAAAATAAAAGATATTCTAAATGAATTTTCTAATATTATTACGGATAAAAATTATATAGATGATGTAAAATATCATATAGGATATAATTGTAATATAAAAGTAAAAAATAAAACGATTAAATTACAATTAGCATTTAATCCATCTCATTTAGAAGTAATTAATTCTATTGTTATGGGTATAACTAGAGCAAAAAATGATTTTTTAAAAGAAAATAATAAAAATGATAAAATATTACCTATAAACATACATGGTGATTCATCTATTGTAGGTCAAGGGGTTGTACAAGAAATTTTAAATATGTCTAATACTAGAGGATATAGTGTTAATGGAACAATTCATATTATTATTAATAATCAAATAGGATTTACAACTTCAAATATTAAAGATACTAGATCCAGTTATTACTGTAGTGATATAGCTAAAATGATCCAATCTCCTATATTTCATGTTAATGCTGATAATATAGAAGATGTAATGTTTATATCTCGTATTGCTATTGATTTTAGAAATATATTTAAAAGAGATGTTTTTATAGATTTAGTTTCTTATAGAAGATATGGACACCATGAATCAGATGATCCTTATATAACACAACCAATAATGTATTATAAAATAAAAAATCATTTAATAGCTCAAGAATTATATTCTTCTAAATTAATTTTAGATAAAATAATAGATAAAAAAAATTATTTAAATTTAATAACAAAATATTATAATTTATTTAATAAAGGTAATTATATAATCAAAACTAATTTAATTAAAAATAATCAATATAAATTAATTAAACAAAAAATTATTAATGAAACATATTTAAAAAATTTACTAATTAAAATTAGTACTATTCCGAAAAATTTTAATGCACATCCTAGAATAATAAAAATTTTTTCAGAGAGAAGAAATATAGTAAATACCCAAATTGATTGGGGTACAGCAGAAAATTTAGCATACGCTAATATTATTAATCATGGAATTTCATGTCGTTTAACAGGACAAGATGTAAAAAGAGGAACTTTTTCACATAGACATGCTGTTATATATGATCAATTAAATGGAAATTCTTATTATCCTTTAAAAAATATAGGAATATTTTATATATATAATTCTATTTTATCTGAAGAAGCTATTTTAGGATTTGAATATGGTTATTCTATTACTAATTTAAATACATTAACAATCTGGGAAAGCCAATTTGGAGATTTTTCTAATGGAGCTCAAATTATTATAGATCAATTTATTAGTTCAGGAGAAAAAAAATGGAACTATAAATCAGGTTTAATATTAATGTTACCTCATGGTTATGATGGTCAAGGTCCTGAACATTCTTCTGCTAGAATAGAAAGATATCTACAATTAAGTGCAGAAAATAATATAAAAATTTGTATACCATCTAATTCTTCACAAATATATCATTTATTATGTAAACAAGCATTTAATATAGATAAAAAACCACTTATTATTTTTTCTCCAAAATCTCTTTTAAGATATAATTTAGCTAAATCAACATTAGAAGATTTAATAAATAAAAAATTTTTTTCTGTTATAGATGATAATAAAATTATAGTAAATATTAAACGTATTATTTTTTGTTCAGGAAAAATATATTATGATTTATTAAATTATAGAAATAATATAAAAGAATGTAATATATTAATTATTAGAATTGAACAATTATATCCATTTCCATTAAAAAATTTAAATAAGATTTTTAAAAAATATAAAATAATTAATAATATTTTTTGGTGTCAAGAAGAACCTATGAATCAAGGAGCTTGGAATTATATTCAGTATAATTTTCAGAAAAATTTTTCTTGTAAAATTAATTATATAGGTAGAACTGAATCTGCATCTTCAGCTACAGGTCATTTATCTATTCATAAACAAGAACAACAAAAAATATTATACTCAGCATTTAATATTAATAAAATTTTATAA
- a CDS encoding cytochrome ubiquinol oxidase subunit I — MLNVIELSRLQFALTAMYHFIFVPLTLGMSFLLAIMETLYVLSGNIIYKDMTQFWGKLFGINFALGVATGLTMEFQFGTNWSYYSHYVGDIFGAPLAIEGLMAFFLESTFVGLFFLGWNRLNKIQHMIVTWLVAIGSNFSALWILIANAWMQNPISSHFNYKNMRMEMDNFWNLILNPVAQLKFVHTVSAGYTTASIFIIGISSYYLLKKRDIIFARKSIIIASSFGLASIFSVIVLGDESGYQLGETQQIKLAAIEAEWETQKPPASFTIIGFPNQKYQLNKYSIEIPYLLGLIATRSTDIPILGIKDLIKNNELKITNGLNALIILEKIQNGKADNNHINYFNKVKKDLGYGFLVKQYTNDIKHVNINQIKKIAINTIPLVFPLFFAFRIMVLSSIILLITIILVFINILNNKLINKTYLLKFCLYIIPLPWIASESGWFISEYGRQPWAIDEILPTFMAGSSIKMIDVLFSTITILIFYTILLLIELYLMFKIARIGPSNLNTGKYHFEKKNISNKL, encoded by the coding sequence ATGTTAAATGTTATTGAATTATCAAGATTACAATTTGCACTAACAGCAATGTATCATTTTATATTTGTTCCTTTAACATTAGGTATGTCTTTTTTATTAGCTATAATGGAAACTTTATACGTTTTATCCGGAAATATAATATACAAAGACATGACACAGTTTTGGGGAAAATTATTTGGTATAAATTTTGCTTTAGGAGTAGCTACCGGTTTAACAATGGAATTCCAATTTGGAACAAATTGGTCATATTATTCACATTACGTAGGAGATATTTTTGGTGCTCCATTAGCAATTGAAGGATTAATGGCTTTTTTTCTAGAATCAACTTTTGTTGGTTTATTTTTTTTAGGATGGAATCGTTTAAATAAAATTCAACATATGATTGTAACATGGTTAGTAGCAATTGGTTCTAATTTTTCTGCTTTATGGATTCTTATAGCTAATGCTTGGATGCAAAATCCAATATCTTCTCATTTTAATTATAAAAATATGAGAATGGAAATGGATAATTTCTGGAATCTAATTTTAAATCCTGTAGCTCAATTAAAATTTGTACATACTGTTTCAGCAGGATATACAACAGCATCAATATTTATAATTGGTATTAGTTCTTATTACCTATTAAAAAAAAGAGATATTATATTTGCAAGAAAATCAATAATTATAGCTTCTAGTTTTGGTTTAGCTTCTATTTTTTCTGTAATAGTTCTTGGTGATGAATCAGGATATCAATTAGGAGAAACACAACAAATTAAACTTGCTGCTATTGAAGCAGAATGGGAAACACAAAAACCACCAGCATCATTTACTATAATAGGATTTCCTAATCAAAAATATCAATTAAATAAATATTCAATAGAAATACCATATTTATTAGGTTTAATAGCTACAAGATCTACAGATATTCCTATTTTAGGAATTAAAGATTTAATTAAAAATAATGAATTAAAAATTACTAATGGTTTAAATGCATTAATTATACTTGAAAAAATACAAAATGGTAAAGCTGATAATAATCATATAAATTATTTTAATAAAGTAAAAAAAGATTTAGGATATGGTTTTTTAGTAAAACAGTATACGAATGATATAAAACATGTCAATATTAATCAAATTAAAAAAATTGCTATAAATACTATACCATTAGTCTTTCCTTTATTTTTTGCTTTTAGAATTATGGTTCTTTCTAGTATTATTTTATTAATTACTATTATTTTAGTATTTATTAACATATTAAATAATAAATTAATAAATAAAACATATTTATTAAAATTTTGTTTATATATAATTCCATTACCTTGGATTGCATCTGAATCAGGATGGTTTATTTCAGAATATGGAAGACAACCATGGGCAATAGATGAAATTTTACCTACATTTATGGCTGGTTCATCAATTAAAATGATTGATGTTTTATTTTCTACTATTACTATTTTAATTTTTTATACAATATTATTATTAATTGAGTTATATTTAATGTTTAAAATAGCTCGTATTGGTCCTAGTAACTTAAATACAGGAAAATATCATTTTGAAAAAAAAAATATTTCTAATAAATTATGA
- the sucB gene encoding dihydrolipoyllysine-residue succinyltransferase, protein MNIINIIVPELPESVNNAIIIKWHKKLGDKIYLDDILVELETDKVVLEIPATNNGILNSILVENGNIVQSQQIIGTINLKKNLDQNIKLNLINNKKKKLKEKTNYFNIENITNKTINDFSPSIRRKIKKNNITIEQINNFNINKIKNFKKKEENVSLINNQKRVKMTQIRKHISKRLMESKNNSVMLTTFNEVNMQKIIDIRHKYGELFKQKYKIKLGLTSFHVKAVSQALRYFPKLNAFIDGDDIIYNNIYNINIALSTERGLLAPIIKNTNDLSLIEIEKKIKELVNKGNMNKLSIDDLSSGNFTITNGGVFGSLMSTPIINPPQNAILGIHAINNRPFVLNNKISIVPIMYLALSYNHCLIDGKDSIGFLCLIKQLLEDPFRLLLNI, encoded by the coding sequence ATGAATATAATTAATATTATTGTCCCAGAATTACCAGAATCAGTTAATAATGCTATTATAATTAAATGGCATAAAAAATTAGGAGATAAAATATATCTGGATGATATTCTTGTAGAATTGGAAACAGATAAAGTAGTATTAGAAATACCTGCTACTAATAACGGAATTTTAAATAGTATTTTAGTTGAAAATGGTAATATAGTACAATCTCAACAAATAATAGGTACAATAAATTTAAAAAAAAATTTAGATCAAAATATTAAATTAAATTTGATAAATAATAAAAAAAAAAAATTAAAAGAAAAAACAAACTATTTTAATATAGAGAACATTACAAATAAAACTATTAATGATTTTAGTCCCTCTATTCGTAGAAAAATAAAAAAAAATAATATTACTATAGAACAAATAAATAATTTTAACATAAATAAAATAAAAAATTTTAAAAAAAAAGAAGAAAATGTTTCATTAATTAATAATCAAAAACGTGTTAAAATGACACAAATTAGAAAACATATTTCTAAAAGATTAATGGAATCAAAAAATAATTCTGTAATGTTAACTACTTTTAATGAAGTTAACATGCAAAAAATTATTGATATAAGACATAAATATGGTGAATTATTTAAACAAAAATATAAAATTAAATTAGGATTAACGTCTTTTCATGTTAAAGCTGTTTCTCAAGCACTTAGATATTTTCCTAAACTTAATGCATTCATAGATGGAGATGACATTATTTATAATAATATATATAATATTAATATTGCATTATCAACAGAAAGAGGATTATTAGCTCCTATTATAAAAAATACTAACGATTTATCTTTAATTGAAATTGAAAAAAAAATAAAAGAATTAGTCAATAAAGGAAATATGAATAAATTATCTATTGATGATTTATCTAGTGGTAATTTTACCATTACTAATGGAGGTGTTTTTGGTTCTCTTATGTCTACACCTATTATAAATCCTCCTCAAAATGCTATATTAGGAATACATGCAATTAATAATAGACCATTTGTATTAAATAATAAAATTAGTATTGTACCTATAATGTATTTAGCATTATCATATAATCATTGTTTAATAGACGGAAAAGATTCCATAGGATTTTTATGTTTAATAAAACAATTATTAGAAGATCCCTTTCGTTTATTATTGAATATTTAA